CATGCTTCCAAACTGGAACTCTTTCTGCCGTGCCAATATCATGCAGTGGTCCGAAAACCCATACCAGCTTAGCTCCTCAAGTTCAGATCAATGCTAAATTCCCCTGATATGGGATTGACTGTGATAACTAATACAATATGGGGGGATTTCAATTGTACATCAAAAGTTTATGTAGCAGAGGTTCTCTTTACTTTCAGTAGTCCCATCTGAAATTTGCTACTGGATGATCGCTCAAAATCGAGTTACCACCTTTCTCTGTTGAGGTGCAGACTAGAGTAGACTCATTTCTTAGAACATCAAATTTCCCATTGTTCcctaaattttcaaatcatcCCAATCAAGGGGTTCATTTTCATAATCATATTGTTGATGCCTACCGCGTGACAACCTGCCCATTACAGCCAAACCTGAAACAAGCCGGCCATGTTGAATCAGAAAGTGTAGGCAAAACCACTTATACCTGATCGTcaaaattcactaaaaaatagaataacCACGGTTGTTGTAATGAATCAACTTCTACCACAACTACAATGCTTGTGCACGCATGCAATTAATCACTGAACATATGTTTAGTGTATGCACACAGGAAAATCTTGGCTGTACCTTCAATCATTCTGTAGAAAGCTGACCACCATCCATCTTGGGGAACTTGGCTCTGTTGCAGTGTATCACATATCGCTTCATCATACTTCCCCACCAGGACATCCTGCAGCCTTATAACTGCATCTTTCGTTTTCCTGAGGATGTTGTCCTCGTCTCCAACATCCAACATTGGAAGACCATTCTCTGAAGAAGTGAGACTAACAACCAGGGCCAGTTGGGCAGCTGCAGCCCATCTTGAAGAGTCTATCCATCTATGATCATTCTTCCTTTTACTCAACTTATTCTCTTTACTTTCAAACACCAGGCTATACAAGTATTGAGCATTTGCTGGACCAGTACTTTGAACCATCCTAGAGAATGCGCTTCCTTCGTTTGGTAGTAGCAGTTCCTCTGGGGTGCCATGTTCTAAGACCTGAAAGGTTGAAGATTCTAACATGAGTTAAACAAAGGATCACTACTTGACATATTGGAATCATAAAAATTTGTTAATGAAGTTGGTTAGCATGAAAATTCTTGATGATCcctgcttctttcttttttcacattatttttttcaggatTGTGTTCAATAAACTCAGTTTTCCGAGCAAGAAGGAAACAGGGAACAAATTCCTTGCAAACATAATTTGAGAGCATACCTGACCAGCCTCAAGCACAAGAATTCTGTCGCAGTCAATAATGGTATTTAGTCTGTGAGCGATGACTAGCATTGTGCACGATCTGAATTCTTCTCGAATGGTTTTCTGGATAAGAGCATCGGTTCTAACATCAACAGAAGCAGTAGCTTCATCAAGAACAAGAATCTTAGATCTTCGCAGCAGCGCTCGTGCGAGACTTAGTAGTTGTCTCTGTCCAACACTAAAATTCTCCCCTCCCTCAAAAACCTTAGAcaccaaaacaaatcaacttTACAGTTTGCTTTACCTGATAATCAACTTAATGCTGTGCACATCTTAAAAAGATATGtattaaaaacatttctttgACTTAAATCAGCTTTAATGAAAATCGATGCCATAGCTTTTTAGTAGAATGTTTGCAGTGGAGAACTATTTCCACCCATATGTGTGCTTCATATTAGTTTTTGTCACACATTTTtaacaatgtttttaaaatatatgaatagcTAACACAGTTTGACTGATTAAGATTCACTGACAGAAGGTAGTTTGATAAAAGGTAATCTAAGTCCATACCTCAGCATCCAGACCAAAAGAATTATTTCTAATGGCATCCTTTAAATGTGCCCTCTCCAAAGCCTCCCATAGGTCAGCATCATTGTGTTCACTAAATGGATCGAGATTAAATCGCACAGTTCCTATAAGAAAACGAATGACAATTAGAATGAAACAAGTGTCAAGATTAATCACCAATGTGGCTTCAGCTTGGCTATGGTTTCTCAATCAAATCTCAAGTATTCTTGGTTAGCAAGCTTTCAAgtggaaaacaaaatcaaaacagaGTAAGAGCATAAATCATCTCAACTCATCCAAAAGACAGTATCAGATGTCAACATAAGAAAAGAACCAGTTTTCAGTTTCTCTTGACAGTACCTGAGAAGAGAACTGGTGATTGGGGTATGATACTGAGAATTTTCCGCAAATCTGTGAGTCCAAACTTAGCAACGTCACAACCATCAATGGTGATTTCTCCTCTTTCCAGTTCTACAATACGGAACAGTGCATTTAGCATGCTAGATTTCCCTGCTCCTGTTCTTCCAACTATTCCTAGCTTTTCACTAGGAGAGACTTCAAAAGACAAATGATGTAAGACTGGAGGAAGCTCGGGTCTGTAACGCAGAACAACATCCCTGAATTTAATTGATCCTGACGAAGGCCAAGCAGGAGGAGGACGATTGGTCTCGACAATGGCAGGAGCTTCGGAGGGTAAATCCATGTATGTGCCAACACGCTCAACAGAGTTTAAGCTATTTTCAGCTCTACTAGCTTGTCTTAGAACATTACTCAACAAATCAGTGATGTTCAAAGTATAACTAAGTAGTAGACCCATTACAGATGCAAATTCCACATGATTTTCTGTTCGTCCATTCCCCAAAACTGCAAATGTTGCTATCAACCAAATCATGATCCCTCCTAGTGTTACCAACCTTATGGTGAGCCAGCGATTTGAACTCATATTTACAAGAGTAAACCTGATATTATTGTCCATAGACTTCCCATTGATGATTGCCATCCAATCATATGCTTTATATGCACGAATACTTGACAAACCATTTAACGCTTCTCCAAATTGTGCATAAACTGGAGACCTGGTAATGGAATCCAGACGTTTCACTTCACGGGATGTGCTCTGTACAATACAGTACAAGAGCATAGTTATTAGAGCTAGTAGATACAATACTGACAAGATGAATTAACtagcataaaaatatcaattcaacaTTAATAGATATATATGATTGCAGAAACAGTGACTGAGGAATTACAATGAGATATTTAAATAACAGGTAATGGGTAATATGTTTTAAACATGTACGTAGTTAAAGGGTatggatttctttttcttgctgAAGATCTTTTAATTGAGCCTACATGAATTCTAACATGAAAAACTATCCTCCTCGAGCTAATTCTTCATATAAACTGAAAGGAGAAGCTAAAAGCCACTACAGAGAAAACATGTTGAATGGTAGCATATCTCTTGACAGGACATGACCAACTAAAATACAGTCGGTAACTTCCAGCATTGAAGCTCCGAAAGACAAAGCCAAAGTCCATCGAAATGGGTTCAATACGGTCTGATTGGATTTCAGCATGGAATTTGGCATGTCTTTTCTCCCAAATAAAATCCATAGGATTTACCTCTTAAAGAGACAGTCTTCTAACTGCAAATGGTCTAAGgttattctaaattttaagaAACATGCATGTTTGGCTTATTTAGGATCTGAGTGGTGTTATCTGGGAAGATAACTCTTACATGTGGAActgataaaaacaacaataaattgaTACATGAAAGAAACCACCTCGTAGAGCATCTCAACCAAGATACTAAAGTTACATTCATTGCAAAAGGCATACCAGTTtccaaacaacaacaacaactaggGATTTCTCATCATACCTGATAATATAGATAGGCTGAATAAAACAAGATCAGAAGTGGCATAACGGCCCACAATGATATTGTGCTCACAATGCCTATCAGCACAAAAGTTGAAAACAGCTGCCAGGCTTGGTTCAGAAAATTGTTGGCAAAATTGGCAACGTTACGATCTATTTCACCTAGATCCTTCGCAAACCTATTGATTATTCTCCCAGATGGGTTAGTGTGGAAAAATAGCATGGGAGCTCGTAGGATAGAGTCTAGCATGGCATCATGAAGTCTTTTGGCTGCATGAAGACTTGAACTGATTAACCAATAAGAGTTCACTAGAGTCACAATCACCTGAACCAGAAATATGAAGTAAGACACTAATGACCATAGCAATTACATAAATTCTAAAGTTTCTTCCTCACtgcttctcttttttgtttcaacatctgttattttatgttaaaaaacaactgcaaatGAAAGAAAGTACAATGGATTAagctatttctttctttttcctgctAAAAGCTTATAAATATTGCGACTCTAAGATATTGATGCCAACTGTGGCTGTGAACAAACCTGACCAAATGATAGAAGTGCATACACGAAAATGTAGTATCCTGGCCTATAACTCTCCAAAGTGCTTTGATTGGTCCAAAAACTCAACCATGTACTTCTTGAAACTCGAAGAACTTCAGTTAATAAGTAGCACAAAAAGATTATTAAAACCACCCATATGCCTCCTAATGCATTGTTATACCTGCAAATGGACATAAAAATGTCAAGTACAAGAGCAACAAAATTCTCTTCGAATGTTTCATGTTTATGACTAGCATAAATGCTATTGAAAAACTAGGAAATATTAAAGTATTCACGTTACAGAATGGCCTTTAGTTGAAAAAATGTTTCCACCACTGGTTTTAAGAGCTTGCTAGAGAGCTTAAAACTACAAAGACACTGTATAACATGGAACATCTACAGTAAGTAGTTGGTATCCAATGGGCATTAAATGGTTTTGCATCCAAAATATGTGCATTTGAGCATCACTAGTCTTCAGGATATCCAGTGCTACCTTGGCCACAATTGTGGTACAACAGTTAAAGACTAGGAAATATGTTTTCAACTTTGACCCGCATTGAAGTTTTCTTAGTAAACCAAAGAGGTTTACCCATGAACTTGGTTTGTACGCTTCGCTGCTGTGAGCATCATATAAAAATCTGTTGAATGTATTCAGAAAGGGTCCTTATCCTAAGGCATTGTTTAGAAATTGCGCAAacaatcaaagaaataaaatatagcaAGAATCTTAAATAAGCCCCCTAAATTACCTTATCAAAACATTCCAACTGACAACACCTGTTTCACGTTCTTCTTGCTTGATAAGTACAGATTTCCCTCCTTTCACTTTCATCTTGTAACCTGCTTTTTGTGGCAAATCATTTCCCCTATTAGCTGCTGGTTTTGAGCTTTTAGAGTCCAAATTTTCACTGTTCTTTTCTTCCACTAGCTCATCCATTTTCCCTGCATTTTCCATCAGCTTCTGGAACAGCTTGCCATTTTTAGAGAGTTCCTCAAAGGTTCCCTCCTCTTTAATCATACCTTCACTGAGAAGAATAATTTTATCCACTTGTGGAAGAAAATGTAGCTGGTTGGTGACAAGAACCCTGGTTTTTCCTTGCAACTCGTCCTTAATACAACTGTTGAAGACCTGTAAATTTGAGATTAGGCTAATATTTAGCTTAAACAGAAGCTTTTTAAGCTTACTTTTAGAGCTTCGATGTGTAAAGCTAGCGATTGTCAAAGTCATGAAACACTAAagtaatatgaaaaagaaatagagagagaTTCCCTCGAACTCATAACTTGGTCTTCAAGGAATAGCATCGTTGGAATAAAGTTATTGAATGTTCACTTTGTATAAAGAAAGCTTAATAATAAAGAGCTGCTCATCACCGTGAACCATATCAAGCTCGCTATAAGATAGAGCACAAGTAGCACTAGTGatcaaattaactttaatgTGAGCTTATAGTATTTAACATGACCCAGTACCTGTCGACCAACATGAGCATCTAAAGCACTTAAAGGGTCATCGAATATGTATACATCTGAATTGGAGTAGACAGCCCTAGCCATGGAAACTCTTTGCTTCTGCCCTCCACTAATATTGACTCCTCTTTCACCTATCTCAGTGAGGTCATGGCCCTGAACAAACAATTATGAGGTAATCTTCTAAgggatatttcaaacaaaacagaagaatcaagagagagaagaaagggaTGCACTTAACTGGAAGCAAGTCGAGATCATGTTGTAATGCAGTTACATCAATAGCTTTCCAATAGCGTGAAGGTTCATATTCTGACCCAAATAATATGTTGTCACGCACCTGTAAGAACAGATTTTCAATGTCGAGAATGTGCACAACATTAATGCAAAACCTGAGAAGATCCATGAAACATGGCTTTGAAGCACAGAAGCACTACAAAGAtacaaaataaatgataattatatatgtaggagaccaaaattaattaacaaagaaGAAACTAAGCTGTAACTCACAGTAGCATTGAAGATCCATGAAACTTGAGGAACATATGCAACAGTCCCTCTTATAACTACACTTGCATCTTCCATAGGAGGCAGTTCTCCAAGCATTGCTGATATAAGAGATGTTTTTCCTTCTCCAGTCCCGCCAACAATTGCAACTAAGCTGCcaacttgtatttttaaattgatatctgACAAAGTTGGCTTTTCTAGCTGGAAAAGGCATGGGATTCTAAGATTTCTTGAATAAGAAGCATGTCTGAGAGTTAAAATCAATAAGTAGACCACAAGAAATAACGTGGTGTTTATTTACCACCACACTTCCTAACAATGTTTCTAGTATAATTCCTTATTTAACTATGTTTAGAATACAAAATTCCAATCAAGTGCaaatacaaaaatttcaaataaatatcaaattcaacTTCCATCAAACCACAAGACCAATTTCTTAGATGCTTAAGATTTAGAAGTTAACCTTTGAATCCCATAAAAAGTTCCCATTTTCAATTGAGATAGCTGGAATTCCAAGTTTAAGAGGCAGATTTGGTGCTAAAATTCTCTCTTCAGCTAAAAACAGTTCCTCCAAGCGTTGCAATGATATATTTGCATTTACAACCTACAGAACAAGTTACAGTTAGACACCTAAGAAAGAATACAGCCAATATGAGTAATCATACAGCACGCAAGGTAAGCTAATTAGCTCTTGACTAAATAACATGAATTTTGTTGTAAGCACATAATACAGCCACAGATTCATTGAagaacatgataattttttcttgagatAGAATTGTGCAAGAAAATAAAGCTAGTAATTTTCTCATTCACAAAAGTTCTTTATATCTCTCCAGCTAAGTTTTggcataattataaatattttggtatgaacattttattttgggATTTTGTCGATAGAAAAGTATCTTGTAGGATTTTTGGATAGAAGACTTCTTTACAAGGGTTTTTAGTAACAATCCTtgcatgtttaaaaaaacaacaggtTTTAGATAAAGGATCAAATTCATGCTTTTTACAGATGATTAAGCTTTTTTTCAACACAGCCAACCGTACTAGCAAACACAAATCTGGTATGTGACATGAAACATGAAGAATTATGACAAGAATGTAAggacttgttatttttatttttggagggGGGGTCGGTTTGCATTAAAGGCAATGCTgacatcatcaacaaaacttgTATATTATCAAGTATAATtagtgaaatagaaaaaatagcagAACCTGGCTTAGTAAGTTAGGAAGCATGTTTAGAGGAGATCTTAGGACTTGAAACAGAGAGAGTGACGTAAATGCCTTTGCAGGTGTCAAATCTCCGCCAAGCAAGGTGAACGTGCCGAATGAAACCAGTGTCACAATAACTGGGATGCTGTTCAGTATAAAACTATTGAACTGCAATAGAAGGGAAATAGTCAGTCAATGCACATGTAAGGTTCCCGTACATTTAACACCAGCAGCACAAAAAGATTGCTGAGGTGCACATACTTATCAAAACACATAGGTATACATGACTCCATAGGTGGTGGGATGTAGGATATGATAGAAATTTTGGCAACTGTTTCTTTTCAGAACAAATCATACTTCATAGTTAGAACACATTTACAATTTTCTAGATTTCACtatgaatataattttaaatggaaTCATTGAAGCATCATGCTTTTTGCACATTCTTGGAAGAGAAGGAGCAACAAAATAACTCAACAAGATATATAGTTTGTTCCGTACAGCAGATAGTAATTGTGCACTGCGAAACCATGACAACTCATCATCCCGCACACTTTGAATTCTGGATTGAAAGCTCTTCTCCCATGCATAACATCTGAAATATTTCATTATAGAGTCAAAACAATCATTTGAAATGGCATGAGACTGAAAATATAAGAGCAATTCTTCTTAATTAAACTTAAACCATACTTCACAGCATCCATGGCAGCCAAGATTTCATTCATGAGGCTAACTCTTTTGTCTGTCCTATGCAATCCTTCCTTAGTTAGCTTTCTCATCTTGCTCATCAAAATTGTCTATCacacaaaaagattaaaaggaATGAAAATCAATGTAGATGAAATGAAAATGGGTCACTTAAGTAACTGCACCATTCTATCAAACTACAGAAGTAATGATACTTCTAAAATCTAATGACTTGATACAACAACTCTGAGCATATAATATACAATTTACCTATggattttaactaaattttgtAACTTGTGCTAGAGTTAGAAAAGGTAACTTCTGATTCCGTGTTTTGACTCAAAATATCTTTTCAGGCACAAAAAGACAGCAACTTGAAGTGATATGCATTGTAATATTACCAAACATGTTAGTAACTTACAAAATTTACTTGTGGACTTGTTTTACAATGGATAGATTAAAGTAACCTCACACCTTGCAAATTGCAAGTCAATCTTAAGTACAGAGGAAATTTTCCTTTCATATGTGAGGTGAACGCTCACATATGGAAGGAAGAGGGGCAAATGTTATATCCAAAATTAAGTTAGGCccaataaatttgtttaaatgTACGAGAGGCATGCTAATTGGAAACTCTCATAACAAGGAAAACAGTTATAAGAGATAAGCATGTGGACCGATTTTCACAACAACCTGGAAGAGAGTGGAGACTAATATTTTCACAACAACCTGGAAGAGAGTGGGGACTAATGAAGTGTGATAATAGCAGGAATTGACAACATAGAGAATTACAAGACAATGTGGATAGTCGGAAAAAGAACGTGGAGCATTGAAAAGGACATAGCGGGACAATAAGGTATTAATACAAGCTGAAGTAGAGgaaaaacacatcaatcaacACATTAACAACACAACAATCAACTTGCAAACTGCAAACAGCTCTCGAAGCTCTTTCTCCCAAGTTTCAGGACACCTGAAGCTTGTTATGCTATAGCTGTAGGCAGTAACACCATAGGCTGATAGGTAGATTTATAGGTTGATAGTTTGGTTACTCAGGTTCTACTTCGTAAACTAACAGTGTCTGTAAGCTCTTAAACAATCTTCTAGTACTCAATTCCTGCGTGAACATCATGTCTGAAGGAAGAGTCCAGGTTTGTAAACAAAATTTCTCACCAATGAAAGTAAGTTCCCTTTCTAGTCTTGAGTGTTATTAAAGTTGCAATCTCACTTTTGTTACTTATATGTTGCTTGATTTCAAAATTAGTAGCATGAGCATATTATTTATTGCCATTGAGTCTGGAGAGTATAGTCATCGGTTTAGAGATCATCTTTCTTATACACACATAACGGAAAAAAGTCATGTTGGTGGTACAAAAAAGGTATAACTGAGCCTTCAATTTTATGAGGTGTTGGGTACCACAACCATTGTTGcttatttttaagagttgatgtGGCACAATTATATCGTCATGGTTCAACCAGCCCGAGTTATGCAGTTATGGAGATTTTTGGATGATTCGATCAAACCGGTCTTCAATGGTTCTTGTGGGGCAAATTATAAGGCAACTATTCCCTCAACCTAGACCATTCTAGATCTAGTTCACCTGTTAAACTGGCAGGTCCAGTTTAGTTCTAATAACACTAGTACACCCAACAAACCAACAAGCCATTCAAGAATATTCTAGTATGCCTACGTAACTTGGAAGCTAAGCCATCTATTCACACCTTAAATAGACCTTGCTATATGAGGAGACCCTCATGCACACAAAAAAGCTACTCTACAAGTTATGATCACATCAATTAACATTTTGGAGtgcttgaaaattttatttttattgatattaaataaattatgattgaTCTGAATGACGTGAAAAGATCAATATAGTTGACCACAAGCAAATATTGATTCTAAGAATTAAAACACTAGATTAAGCAAGAGGAAGAATATTTCTTACTTGTGTGGGGACCATGAGAACAAGCATGAGCGAGCCAAAAAGTGAAGCAACACCTAATTGTTGGTAAAGAAGAACCATGGAGATGGTGATACGAAATGGAGCAGACCACAATCCATGAAGTTGTTGGCATATTTGCTACAAAATGAATACAATGGCAATGCATTTTAGACCTTAATAAACAATGGAAAAAGAACGATTATTTGAGaggaaagataaaaacaaaaataggataaatggcTTGATGTGTCCTAGCTTGTATAATTAAAAAGGTCTCCAATATTATCTCTTTTATCCTTGTATAGTATCACATTCTTTAATATGTTCCATCAAATCTTGCCatctaaattgataaaaatgtaatttttttttgtttcaaaattacccTTGAGCAATACAAAGATGTACTATAAATAATTGAGAATGTAGGGACATGTTGGAGATTTCTCCAACTATATATaacctgtaaaattaattttttaattagtgaaTTGATTCATTAATTTTAGGGGGGGGGGAGATAAAGAGATGTTAGAGAGTCATGTAAtttaaaacaactcaaaacatggtagttgttttttttttagaataattatagtaattattgattaatttattaaatgtcCACCTATGACAAAATTCTTATattccttttaaaaattaattatttcataattcaaaacccaaaaaacaatggTTGTCTCCCTCTTCCCTTGGAAATTCATTGTTACATATAACTCCCAAAGCCAAGATTCAAGAACAAGCCAATCACACATAGGAAGGACAAAAATGTTGGCCACCTCCCTCCTCccttttaaagtttttgaaaatgaaaaaattaacttcTTTTAACAAacttaattctttaaaaattaagaaatcaaaaaaatcaaaatatttataatgttttagaaattaagaattagTTTTTAGGAAAAATTACAGTTCTTAAAAatgtttaagaaataaaagaaaatgtgaaagttactcaaacattaaaaaatctcacaataaaacaataaaaaaaaaaagtaaagacaTGATGAAGACTTCCCAATTATGCAAGGTCAGGGTCATTTAGAGAGGATATCAATAAGTATTTATgatatacaaaaattattttattgccaCTACAATTTCTCTTCAAATTCATATAATGTATAATGTTCCGAGTAAACAATCACTCTAACGAATAATTAATTCTCTTTTTCCATGACATGAGTTACTGTATGCATATTAATAGTTCTTCATAAAGAGCATACCTGAAGTGCATTGGCATCTGTTGTGATCATATTTGTTATCTTCCCTGATGGGAAGTTCTTTCGACCCTCATGAGTTAGTTTCAAGGATTTACGAAATATTGCAG
The DNA window shown above is from Populus trichocarpa isolate Nisqually-1 chromosome 4, P.trichocarpa_v4.1, whole genome shotgun sequence and carries:
- the LOC18109980 gene encoding ABC transporter C family member 12 isoform X2, which produces MGLEALVWYCRPMANGVWAKEVDNAFGAYTPCAIDSIVICISHLVLLGLCLYRIWLIIDNNTKVQKYCLRTNYYNYMLGFLAAYCTVQPLLRLFMDVSIFNLDGQTSLAPFELVSLIVEALAWCSTLIMIGLETKIYIRQFRWYVRFGVIYVLVGEAAMLNLILSVSDYYSRFTLYMYISTVFCQVLLGILLLVYIPNLDPYPDYVMMESESLDNCEYEALPGREQICPERHANLFSRIFFGWLTPLMKQGHKRPITEKDVWKLDTWDQTETLIKKFQTCWVEESKRPKPRLLRALNNSLGGRFWLGGFFKIGYDLSQFVGPIVLSHLLQSMQRGDPAWIGYIYAFIIFLGVLFGALCESQFFQNVMRVGFQLRSTLVAAIFRKSLKLTHEGRKNFPSGKITNMITTDANALQQICQQLHGLWSAPFRITISMVLLYQQLGVASLFGSLMLVLMVPTQTILMSKMRKLTKEGLHRTDKRVSLMNEILAAMDAVKCYAWEKSFQSRIQSVRDDELSWFRSAQLLSAFNSFILNSIPVIVTLVSFGTFTLLGGDLTPAKAFTSLSLFQVLRSPLNMLPNLLSQVVNANISLQRLEELFLAEERILAPNLPLKLGIPAISIENGNFLWDSKLEKPTLSDINLKIQVGSLVAIVGGTGEGKTSLISAMLGELPPMEDASVVIRGTVAYVPQVSWIFNATVRDNILFGSEYEPSRYWKAIDVTALQHDLDLLPGHDLTEIGERGVNISGGQKQRVSMARAVYSNSDVYIFDDPLSALDAHVGRQVFNSCIKDELQGKTRVLVTNQLHFLPQVDKIILLSEGMIKEEGTFEELSKNGKLFQKLMENAGKMDELVEEKNSENLDSKSSKPAANRGNDLPQKAGYKMKVKGGKSVLIKQEERETGVVSWNVLIRYNNALGGIWVVLIIFLCYLLTEVLRVSRSTWLSFWTNQSTLESYRPGYYIFVYALLSFGQVIVTLVNSYWLISSSLHAAKRLHDAMLDSILRAPMLFFHTNPSGRIINRFAKDLGEIDRNVANFANNFLNQAWQLFSTFVLIGIVSTISLWAVMPLLILFYSAYLYYQSTSREVKRLDSITRSPVYAQFGEALNGLSSIRAYKAYDWMAIINGKSMDNNIRFTLVNMSSNRWLTIRLVTLGGIMIWLIATFAVLGNGRTENHVEFASVMGLLLSYTLNITDLLSNVLRQASRAENSLNSVERVGTYMDLPSEAPAIVETNRPPPAWPSSGSIKFRDVVLRYRPELPPVLHHLSFEVSPSEKLGIVGRTGAGKSSMLNALFRIVELERGEITIDGCDVAKFGLTDLRKILSIIPQSPVLFSGTVRFNLDPFSEHNDADLWEALERAHLKDAIRNNSFGLDAEVFEGGENFSVGQRQLLSLARALLRRSKILVLDEATASVDVRTDALIQKTIREEFRSCTMLVIAHRLNTIIDCDRILVLEAGQVLEHGTPEELLLPNEGSAFSRMVQSTGPANAQYLYSLVFESKENKLSKRKNDHRWIDSSRWAAAAQLALVVSLTSSENGLPMLDVGDEDNILRKTKDAVIRLQDVLVGKYDEAICDTLQQSQVPQDGWWSAFYRMIEGLAVMGRLSRGRHQQYDYENEPLDWDDLKI
- the LOC18109980 gene encoding ABC transporter C family member 12 isoform X1; amino-acid sequence: MGLEALVWYCRPMANGVWAKEVDNAFGAYTPCAIDSIVICISHLVLLGLCLYRIWLIIDNNTKVQKYCLRTNYYNYMLGFLAAYCTVQPLLRLFMDVSIFNLDGQTSLAPFELVSLIVEALAWCSTLIMIGLETKIYIRQFRWYVRFGVIYVLVGEAAMLNLILSVSDYYSRFTLYMYISTVFCQVLLGILLLVYIPNLDPYPDYVMMESESLDNCEYEALPGREQICPERHANLFSRIFFGWLTPLMKQGHKRPITEKDVWKLDTWDQTETLIKNYCRFQTCWVEESKRPKPRLLRALNNSLGGRFWLGGFFKIGYDLSQFVGPIVLSHLLQSMQRGDPAWIGYIYAFIIFLGVLFGALCESQFFQNVMRVGFQLRSTLVAAIFRKSLKLTHEGRKNFPSGKITNMITTDANALQQICQQLHGLWSAPFRITISMVLLYQQLGVASLFGSLMLVLMVPTQTILMSKMRKLTKEGLHRTDKRVSLMNEILAAMDAVKCYAWEKSFQSRIQSVRDDELSWFRSAQLLSAFNSFILNSIPVIVTLVSFGTFTLLGGDLTPAKAFTSLSLFQVLRSPLNMLPNLLSQVVNANISLQRLEELFLAEERILAPNLPLKLGIPAISIENGNFLWDSKLEKPTLSDINLKIQVGSLVAIVGGTGEGKTSLISAMLGELPPMEDASVVIRGTVAYVPQVSWIFNATVRDNILFGSEYEPSRYWKAIDVTALQHDLDLLPGHDLTEIGERGVNISGGQKQRVSMARAVYSNSDVYIFDDPLSALDAHVGRQVFNSCIKDELQGKTRVLVTNQLHFLPQVDKIILLSEGMIKEEGTFEELSKNGKLFQKLMENAGKMDELVEEKNSENLDSKSSKPAANRGNDLPQKAGYKMKVKGGKSVLIKQEERETGVVSWNVLIRYNNALGGIWVVLIIFLCYLLTEVLRVSRSTWLSFWTNQSTLESYRPGYYIFVYALLSFGQVIVTLVNSYWLISSSLHAAKRLHDAMLDSILRAPMLFFHTNPSGRIINRFAKDLGEIDRNVANFANNFLNQAWQLFSTFVLIGIVSTISLWAVMPLLILFYSAYLYYQSTSREVKRLDSITRSPVYAQFGEALNGLSSIRAYKAYDWMAIINGKSMDNNIRFTLVNMSSNRWLTIRLVTLGGIMIWLIATFAVLGNGRTENHVEFASVMGLLLSYTLNITDLLSNVLRQASRAENSLNSVERVGTYMDLPSEAPAIVETNRPPPAWPSSGSIKFRDVVLRYRPELPPVLHHLSFEVSPSEKLGIVGRTGAGKSSMLNALFRIVELERGEITIDGCDVAKFGLTDLRKILSIIPQSPVLFSGTVRFNLDPFSEHNDADLWEALERAHLKDAIRNNSFGLDAEVFEGGENFSVGQRQLLSLARALLRRSKILVLDEATASVDVRTDALIQKTIREEFRSCTMLVIAHRLNTIIDCDRILVLEAGQVLEHGTPEELLLPNEGSAFSRMVQSTGPANAQYLYSLVFESKENKLSKRKNDHRWIDSSRWAAAAQLALVVSLTSSENGLPMLDVGDEDNILRKTKDAVIRLQDVLVGKYDEAICDTLQQSQVPQDGWWSAFYRMIEGLAVMGRLSRGRHQQYDYENEPLDWDDLKI